A portion of the Gossypium arboreum isolate Shixiya-1 chromosome 8, ASM2569848v2, whole genome shotgun sequence genome contains these proteins:
- the LOC108468540 gene encoding zinc finger BED domain-containing protein DAYSLEEPER-like yields MASLNSPIHVDDGFNEYESAAKCQKSTTSKVWDEMTKLECENKNELKAQCNHFKAGLELADDVVGKIRKGIKYIKKSGTRRKIFYDVADKSFHLNVTKKLRQDVCVRWNSTYLMLESSLYCKDVLDYWGQRDKDYQIFALSNEEWRNVYKVLLDTVKGPYSFLTPMVKQMQEKFNKYWAEYSLILSCAAILDPRYKLNYVQYCFTKIYGIHASDFVKTILSNLRLLFDEYVKKSKSTSSSLPGSSNVSDKNPVDSSLDEYNVNSVDFEGYFDESDDYKRYLNESNTRSEKSQLDIYLEEPEFELNSQIDVLDY; encoded by the exons ATGGCTAGTTTGAACAGTCCTATACATGTGGACGATGGGTTTAATGAGTATGAAAGTGCTGCAAAATGTCAAAAGTCTACCACTTCAAAGGTGTGGGATGAAATGACAAAGCTTGAATGCGAGAACAAAAATGAATTGAAGGCACAATGTAATCACT TTAAAGCTGGTTTAGAACTTGCTGATGATGTTGTTGGTAAGATTCGAAAAGGAATTAAGTACATAAAAAAGTCGGGAACTCGTAGGAAAATATTTTATGATGTGGCCGACAAAAGTTTTCATTTGAATGTGACCAAAAAGTTACGTCAAGATGTCTGTGTGAGATGGAATTCTACTTATTTGATGCTTGAATCTTCTCTTTACTGTAAAGATGTGCTAGATTATTGGGGCCAACGGGATAAAGATTATCAAATATTTGCACTTTCTAACGAGGAGTGGAGAAAC GTTTACAAGGTCTTGCTTGATACAGTTAAAGGTCCTTATTCGTTTTTAACTCCAATGGTTAAGCAAATGCAagagaaatttaataaatattgggCTGAGTATTCGTTGATATTGTCATGTGCTGCAATTTTAGATCCTCGTTACAAGTTGAATTATGTGCAGTATTGCTTTACTAAAATATATGGTATTCATGCTTCAGATTTTGTTAAAACCATTCTTAGCAATCTTAGACTCTTATTTGACGAGTATGTTAAGAAATCCAAATCCACGTCTTCCTCTTTGCCTGGGAGTTCTAATGTTTCAGATAAAAATCCTGTTGATTCTAGTTTGGATGAATACAATGTTAATAGTGTTGATTTTGAGGGATATTTTGATGAGAGTGATGATTATAAAAGGTATTTAAATGAATCTAACACTAGGAGTGAAAAGTCACAGTTGGACATTTATTTGGAAGAACCGGAGTTTGAGTTGAATAGTCAAATAGATGTTTTGGATTATTAG